The sequence below is a genomic window from Brachyhypopomus gauderio isolate BG-103 chromosome 5, BGAUD_0.2, whole genome shotgun sequence.
gtatcacacacacacacgtgaacatggTAACGAAACGTCAGAGGGCTCTTTCACTCACCTGTTGTTCCTGGCTTTAccctttcacccccccccccccccaacacccctcccccttctctcttctcttacGAAGACTTCAGCAGATGGCAGAGTGTGGCCACGACGACTCTGTGCATGAGAGGTTTGATTGCGTTGCTCCGCCCCTTTTGCTCTGACCCTTCTGTCCACTGATTCCACACCTACACGTGCGGGTGGAGGCAGGCCCGGGGCGACGCCCAACACGTGTGGGTGGAGCCCCTGCTGTAGTGCTTCAGCTGACCTCCTGTAGCATCAGCCATGACCTCTGGCTTCCTTCTGCAAATAACGCTTTCCCCTGTATGACCCTAACGTATACAAATCCTTGTTTTGATCTAGATGcgtcttagagttattttttctctttttaatCACTAAATGTTCTCTCCATCTAATAAGAGAAATCTGCTAACCCACTTACTGGTATTATGACAACCATTCAATAAAGATTTTTGGACTGATTTTGTTAGTGCACACACTAACCACCAAGGCTGTTAGCAGTTGCCTACAGCGATGCTCTCACGGTACTGATTTCCTGTCCTGTTTTGAATTATGATTTGTTTAGTGTTATCAAGGAGGAGGGGCCTGACAACGATCAAGACAAAGACACTTCTGACAGAGCCAATGAGGACGCGGATGCGGTATGTTTATATTCATCATGTTTTGGTCAGGTGAGGCACCAATCAATGCCACACTTTGTACATGTTTAAaattgtgttactgtgttaCATTCTCAGATGTGGTAAGCTCGTCGTTTTCTTAAACCGGACAGGGTTGAGGACTCTTACGAATCATGCGTAACATTCATCTCACTGCTAATTTATGCTCCAGGAAGGAAGCGAACATGAAGACGGAGATGAcgtggagggagaggaagaggaggatgagatGGAGGCCGACGAGAGCTCGGATGAGTCCGACTCGGAGCTGGACGAGAAAGGTAAAGACATCACGTTGCTCTATAGCTGAGAGTGTTATTGTTTACAGTGTACATTAATGAACATACCGATGTCCCTTCATGTTAGAGTTTGACCATAATGATGCTTGCAGGGCtgtttattataattataacaTGACGCATTATGCGTACGtcgacatgtgtgtgtgtgtgtgtgtgtgtgtgtgtgtgtgtttggtgtgtttgtgtgttttttcacgGGCACCAGCAGAGGACTTCCAGGCCGACCTGGCCAACATCACGTGCGAGATCGCCATTAAGCAGAAGCTGATCGACGAGCTGGAGAACAGCCAGCGACGTCTCCACACGCTCAAGCAGCAGTACGAGCAGAAGCTCCTCATGCTGCAGAGCAAGATCCGAGACACGCAGCTGGAGCGGGACCGTGTGCTTCACGGCATGGGTACGGCGCCGAGGGCCTGATGTGTTTTCACCACCACCTGGTGGTCAGATTTAGAATAGCTCGATAGCTTTATAGGACTGCTTAAATGAACTGAAGGAAATAGACGGAAAGGAGCAAAGAGGACCTGAAAGTCGCCGGTGAGCTTGTAGGCGTACGGCTGAGGTGCCGGCGTTGACGGTGCTGTTGACGGCCGACTCGTACCCGCAGGGTCGGTGGAGACGTGCACGGAGGAGAAGGCGAAGAAGATTAAGGTGGAGTACGAGAGGAAGCTGAGCTCCATGAACAAGGAGCTGCAGAGGCTCCAGTCAGCCCAGAAGGAGCACGCGCGCCTGCTGAAGAACCAATCACAGTACGAGAAACAGCTGAAGAAGCTGCAGCAGGACGTGTCGGAGATGAAGAagacaaaggtgtgtgtgtgtgtgtgtgtgtgtgtgtgtgtgtgtgtgtgtgtgtgtatgcgtccCTTGAAGTGTGAGGGGTTAGTGGTGTTTTTCTCAGTGAGTGTGGTGTTTGAAGAGTAAGGGGTTAGTGGTGTTTCTCTCAGGTGAATGTGGTGTTTGAAGAGTAAGGGGTTAGTGGTGTTTCTCTCAGGTGAGTGTGGTATTTGAAGTGTGAGGGGTTAGTGGTGTTTCTCTCAGTGAGTGTATGGTATTTGAAGTGTAAGGGGTTAGTGGTGTTTCTCTCAGGTGAATGTGGTGTTTGAAGAGTAAGGGGTTAGTGGTGTTTCTCTCAGTGAGTGTGGTATTTGATGTGTGAGGGGTTAGTGGTGTTTCTCTCAGGTGAGTGTGGTGTTTGAAGAGTAAGGGGTTAATGGTGTTTCTCTCAGGTGAGTGTGGTGTTTGAAGAGTAAGGGGTTAGTGGTGTTTCTCTCAGGTGAGTGTGGTGTTTGAAGAGTAAGGGGTTAATGGTGTTTCTCTCAGGTGACTGTGGTGTTTGAAGAGTAAGGGGTTAGTGGTGTTTCTCTCAGGTGAGTGTGGTGTTTGAAGAGTAAGGGGTTAATGGTGTTTCTCTCAGGTGACTGTGGTGTTTGAAGAGTAAGGGGTTACTGGTGTTTTTCTCAGGTGAGTGTGGTGTTTGAAGTGTAAGGGGTTAATGGTGTCTCTCTCAGGTGGGACTTATGAAGCAAATGAAGGAACAGCAGGACAGGAGCCGCGCCTCAGAAACACGTCGCAACCGCGAGATCGCCTCCCTCAAGAAGGACCAGCGCAGACAGGAGGTGACTagccctcactacacacactccttcacacacactcaccgatACACACACGTGTAACAGCACACATGTACAAGCAGGCATTCTAACTCTGACTCCAATGACTCACTTTACCTCTCTTCTCTCCAACAGCATCTGCTGCGGCAGCTGGAGGCTCAGAAGAGACAACAGGAACTAATTCTACGAAGGAGGACAGAAGaggtcagagagagacacacagagaaacaaaaagagcgggggaggggggtgtcttCTTAAAAGCTCATTACTCATAATCCACTGAGAAAAGTGTAACAGTCATTGTCAGGAGGACATGGAATCTGCCTACCCCATGGCTACTCTTAGGTAAGCATTGTGTGAAGGTGTCTCTCTACTGTGGGGCAGGTGACGGCTCTGAGACGACAGGTCCGACCCGCCTCGGGGAAGGTGAGCCGTAAGGTCAGCTTACCCGAGCCTCTCCACGAACCCGCCACCCGTAGCGGACCCTCCCGTCCGCACGCTGCCGGACCCGCGGCCCACAACGGAACAAGGTACCGTCAAACCGACCTCCAACCCGCTCACCTCCCACCCTTTCTAACACGCCTGTGACTCCTCTGAGTTGTGATTGGCCGATGTCACAGGAAGGTGCTGTCGAGAGCGGGGGCCGCGTACTCCACCAGGATGGCCCGGGCCAAGTGGCAGACCCTGGAGCGCCGTGTCAGTGACATCATCATGCAGAAAATGACCATCTCCAACATGGAGACGGACATGAACCGCCTCCTCAGGGTATGGCCTGCTCAGCTATGGAGGTTCAGCGGTGTCAAAAATTCTGCAATCTGCTACAGCAAGGAATGCTATTAGCTCAAAACATTATCTTTAGTTCAGCTCCAGAAGTGAATGTAATTCCCAGACAGTGTCCTTGTGTGATGACTTGCGATATCTGTACAAACGAGGATTAACTAGCAGTAGCAGTTGTGTTGTCCGTAGCAGTGTTACCTGGGTAGTTGTCCGTTGCTGTGACATGTGCAGTGATGCTGttgtgtgggcggggccagcaACGGGAGGAGCTGACCAAGCGAAGAGAGAAGGTGGTGCGAAAGAGGGCCAAGGTCTCGGCGGACGGCGTGGACGGCGAGCGCACGGTGCTGTCCCTCGGCGAGGAGGCGGAGTCTCTCACCGCCAACATCGACTACGTCAACGACAGCATCGCCGAATGCCAGGCCAACATCATGCAGATGGAGGAGGCTAAGGTGAGGGGCGGAGCTTAGCATGTGCAGTGTGCTTTAGACACATCATGAATTTAATCATACGTGGCTGTTGTCAAGTCTGAAAAGGTCGAGGAATATTAGCGGATGTTTAAGACGTGAGTGTGTCTGAGCCCATGTGTGCGTGCTCTCTCCATGCTGTACAGGAGGAGGGAGACACGGTGGACGTCTCCGCAGTGATCAGCTCGTGCACCCTGTCCGAGGCCCGTTTCCTCCTCGATCACTTCCTCTCCATGGCCATCAGCAAGGTGCCGCACAGACACAGCAGTggccaaacacacacgcatgtcaTGGCAGCTCCTCAAGGATGCAGCTACTTCTACAACATTACAGTGTAGCCAGCACCCACCCTCAACCTCTACATCACAGTCAGGCTAGCACACACCCTCAACCTCTACATCACAGTCAGGCTAGCACTAAGCTAGCACACACCCTCAACCTCTACAACATCACAGTAGTGCCAGCACACACCCTCAACCTCTACATTACAGTCAGGCTAGCACACACCCTCAACCTCTACATCACAGTCAGGCTAGCACTAAGCTAGCACACACCCTCAACCTCTACAACATCACAGTAGTGCCAGCACACACCCTCAACCTCTACATCACAGTCGGGCTAGCAGAAAGCTAGCACACACCCTCAACCTCTACAACATTACAGTCAGGCTAGCACACACCCTCAACCTCTACAACAGTCGAGCTAGCACATAGCTAGCACTCACCTTTTTACATCTACAACATAACAGTCGAGCTAGCGCATAGCTAGCACACACCTTTTTACATCTACAACATCACAGTCGAGCTAGCGCATAGCTAGCACTCACCTTTTTACATCTACAACATCACAGTCGAGCTAGCGCATAGCTAGCACACACCTACACTTACATCTACACTACACTTTTTTCACAGTGGAGCTAGTACACACTTTATATCACATCTAACAGAAAGCGGTGGCCGAGTAGCTACTGACCACTTCACCGAATATTCGCAGTGATCACTGATTTGCTAGCCCATCCCTGGTTCCCTGATGTGGAGAGAATCATTGTCAGACTACAGATGGCTGAGCTGAAGCGCTACACCCAGGCGGTGCTAAACgtgcctccaccaccacccacagggCCTGCAGGCGGCACAGAAGGAGGCTCAGGTCAAGGTGATGGAGGGCCGCCTCAAGCAGACGGAAATCAACAGCGCCGCCCAGAACCAGCTGCTCTTCCATATGCTGAAGGAGAAAGCTGAGCTGAACCCGGAGTTGGACGCCTTGCTGGGGAACGCGCTgcaaggtgccacacacacacaaacacacaaacacacacacacacacacatgcaccatccAGCACCAGGCATGGGTCTCATCTTCTACGCCCCGCCTACATCTTCCAAGGTTCATCTTCATTTGCTTTTGTCTCTTTGTCACCCGAACTTAAACAGAGCTGGGTAGCAGCGCGGCCGGTAAgtagagccccccccccccccctccccccccgcgTTCACCCTGCAGCAGTGCAATAGTGCATGTGCCTCCCTCGCACTAACCAGAGGCCGCACCGGTGACCTCCACGTGCATGACGACTGCCTGCCCCTTAAAGTGCTCAGACTTCCTAAAACCTGACTGAAGAAACTCTGGATGCTGCTTCTCTTTAGTACACTAACGGGGTTCGGGGGTTACGGGCGTCCGTCTGTTCTAGTCCCGGTTCTAGTCCCTGTTCTAGTCCCTGTTCTAGGGGTGACGCTTCTTTCAGTCTTCTTTCAATCCCCCAGAGATACACTTGAGGATGCAGTGCAGTGGATGTACTCGGAGTGACTTATTAATGACTTTCTGGTTACTGTCCTCTCGCAACCTTTACACGCGTCCACGTTTAGGGTTGCAGGACGAAGTGTTGCCGTGGGTCGTTCTTGTTGCTTTGCAACCGCAGCCTTGTTGTGCTCGTTGCTGAATCTTTTTCCGTCTGTGCTCAAGTTTCATCGGAATTTGGTTTGTGTAAGAGAACAATGCAACTGATGTcttatatttatgtgtgtgaatgCTGGACTCAGAGCGCCACCATATGACACTTTCAAATGGAGCTCTGGAGCCTCTCAGATAGCTGGAATCATtaatgtccgtgtgtgtgtgtgtgtgtgtgtgtgtgtgtgtgtgtgtgtgttcatgttaactGTCTGGTGGTGTCTATGTTCTTTGCTCAGAGACCAGGGATGACAGCAGCAGTGATGAGTCTGACCGTAGTCCAGCTCCTGAGGGCAGGTAAGCTTTTCCACCAGCACATCGCCGTGGTGATTGTTTTACTCCTCCCACTTTCACACTTTCACGTGTCATAATAAAAGCGTGGTACTAGTGATCTAGTGTTTCCTGCCTGTCTTCAGGCTACGCAGAATATCACCCCACATTTAAGAGTTCCAGTTTTAATAGCTCAGTGGTCTCTTACAGTTCTCTGGCCTCAGATCTGTTGAAGCTCTGTGGAGAGCCCAGACCCAGGAGTAAGGTGGGCCGAGTCTTCTCACTTCACATGCAGTCCAGTGTGCTGAAGGCCGGCACCTTCACCGTGGCGTCTCGCTTCTCTCCCCAGGCCCGCAGAAGAACCACCACGCAGATGGAGCTGCTGTACGCCAACAGCGCTGACCCGGACGCGCCCCCGGACGACTTCTCCACCCCCCTCCTACCCGTAGTCCCACGCGTCTCAGAAGGTGGCGGGGACCCAGCGGCGCTCGTGGGGGACGCAGAACTACAGTCCCCCTCCAGTACTCACCGGCCTGTCGCCGGGTAGGTTTTTCTCGGCCGTGTGTTGGTAGAGATTAAGATGGCGGCTGTGGTGACGGTGGAGCCCCTGCTTCCACTGAATTTTCTTAATTAGCTTGTTTGTACTGTGCAGCTCTGGCATCAGGGCTCCCGCAGCAGCAGAGAGGAGATCGGTGGAGCGTTCGCCGCTGACTCGGAGACGCGCGCAGGAGAAGACTCCCACCCCTGTGGACAAGCCCAGGGGCTCAGATGGAAAACAGTACGGGCTGCTCCAAAGTGCTTCCACACCAGTTAGCTACACGTTGCGTAATGAGCCGTTACCTCATTACAGAGCACACACTCAggctatttatttaattaaagccTCAAATATATCCTTTTATAAACCTCTAACTCGTTAACTCCAGAGTTTGGAAGTGCCTTTGTTCGTCAAGTCATCGATTGTAATAAAAGATTTTCTTGGAATACGTTTTTATCTAGACATTAAACCTTTCAAAAGGTATTTATCTCCAATCAGTGTTATTATAAGTGTTATATAAGTTTTATTATTATCAGTGTTATTCTGCCTAGAAATCAAATAAACGACCATGGAACCGCATGTATTTAGATGAGTTTGAATTTTAAAGCACTTAACACAGAATGATTCTTTTCTTCAGTGTCTTACAAATGGAAAAAATGGATTTGAGTCCCCAGTACTTAACAGCTGTTAACGTTGCATCAATTAGACCCCAAAGGAGGCAGAGTTCCTGGTCAGAGCCACTGTGTCCTGCATTGCCCCGCCTCTGTGAACCGCTGCGCTAGCTTAGCCGCCGTAGCATTTCTGGAGGCTGTACTGTTCTCAGGTCTGCTTTTCTCTTGCAGGGCTGACGACACTGCAGTTGTGGAGATGCGAAGGTAGCCGCTTTTGTAGCTCATCTCTTTGGCCCTCGAATCCAAATCCACCTCTTCCTTAGTTTCGTCATTAATACGAGGGCGGGTCCTTTTGTTCTGGAGACTGCTTGCTGCCTACAGCCATTAGGCTTGTGAAAGGACACTATTTTTACAAACATCGGGCTAGTTGTGATCTTTAACGGTGAACACCCCCCTAAATCCCAAAGTCCCTTATGTATGAGGCTGTAGCATATTCACCACACTTCATTTAAGATGGACATCATTTTTCTTCATGAATGTTATTCAGTTTCTGTCCTTATTCTCTCTCAATCAGCCTGTCCCAGGACCCCCGACCCAGCACTCCTCCATATCACCGTCCCTTAGTTCTTCACTTCCCTGTGGTGTGTGTCCAGGGGTGTGATTGGCCCAGTAACGTGGCCGAGGGGGTCCCAGGCCGCCAGGCTGCAGTGCGTGTACGCCGCAGAGGGCCATTCCAAAGCCGTGCTGTGCGTGGACTCCACCGACGACCTGCTCTTCACCGGCTCCAAGGGTAACGATATATGGGCTTCTGAGTGCACTTGGGACATAATAACGCACTGCTGAAGGATTTCTGATGCTCTGAACGCCGGTCGATCAAAtgcacgtgtctgtgtgtgtgtccggtgGCCAGACCGTACTTGCAAAGTGTGGAACCTGGTGACCGGACAGGAGATCATGTCCCTGGGGGAGCATCCTAGCGGGGTGGTCTCAGTCAGGTACTGCTCCAGCCTCGTCTTCACCGTCTCCACCACCTACGTCAAAGTGTGGGACATCCGTGACTCCGCCAAGTGCATCCGCACACTCACGTGAGTCCCACGCTGTCCCGCCGGGGAGCCGTTTTGACCGGTGGGAGGATATGAGGATATGAGGAGGATATAGTTAATGCCACCAAAGCCCCTTTTTTTCAGCCTGCGTTTAATGATGTCATAGGTCTTCGGGCCAGGTATCTCAGGGTGATGGCTGTGCTGCCCTGGGCAACCGAACGGTGGCCATCGCTCCTGGGGAGAATCAGATCAACCAAATCGCCCTGAATCCTTCTGGAACCTTCCTGTATGCAGCGGCGGGCAACTCAGTCAGGATGTGGGATCTGAGGAGGTTTGTAGGAGGCACAGTGGACCTGAAGCAGGTGGTCTCAGCTTCTCCGCTTCAACAGGACTGCATGAAGAATGTTCAGCTTCAGATTGTCGGTGTTCTTTGGGCCTTTGTGAAGGACGATGTTCCTCGTTGTGATCTCCAGGACAGCCTGCTCCAACCTTCTCCTCTTCCTGCAGGTTTGTTTCTACGGGAAAACTGACAGGTCATCTGGGGTCAGTGATGTGTCTAGCGGTGGACCAGGTGGGGAATGGTCAAGATGTGGTCATCACAGGGTCCAAGGACCATAACATGAAGgtatatgcgcacacacacacacacacagacacacacacacacacacacacacacacacacacacacacacaccctctcactgacacactcacacatacaccctcttaTTCACACACTCAAAGCACTCCTGACTGAGTGTCAGTGCTCTGAGGGCTTCCAGCATGTAGGCTGGAATTAATTGCTACCTTTCAACTTCAGCTCACTCACAACAGCGTAGGCCCTTGCAGTTAATTTGTAGTTTGCCGAGCCTAAACAATAGCTTTGAAATGTTAATGAAGTGCACTTGTGCACCTATTTATTATCAGTTCTGTCCAATTACCACAGCCCACCAGGGgacctgaagtgtgtgtgtgtgtgtgtgtgtatttcagatgtttGATGTGGTAGAGGGGGCCCAGGGAAGTATCAGCTCTACTCATACCTTTGAACCAGCCCACCAGGACAGTGTGGAGTCCCTGATCACACTGGGGGATTCAGCATACAGCGTCGGCAGAGACCTCTGCATTAAAAGATGGGACCTGTCCCGCAAACTGCTCCAGCGGGTACGAGGGgatgacagagggagagagagagagagagagagagagagagagaggggggggggggaggagcagaTAGAGACAGGCGAAGAGACAGAGGGATAAAGAAATACAGTTGTCATCATGGACAGACTTACCGGCCTGTTCTTGATTGAACATGTTGGTGTTTGGGCCACACTAATAGTGGTTAACATATGGAAACATTCAAAGCCTTCACAAGTTCATTTTAGGCTACTGAAGGGTTCAGCAAATCTCCTAGAGACCTCCCCAGCAGTTCCTTCCTTGTGTCTACACATTAATGCTCAATTTATATATGCTTAGATCGTACTTAGGTCTTTTCTTTTTAACTCAtaatgtgaaagagagggataCATTGTACTAAAAACAGAGTTTTTCTCTTtatctgaatgtgtgtgggtgtgggtacACTGAAAGGCTTACTGAAGTTAAGGCTAGGCTTATGTTTAAGGGTAGGCCAAGAcaatggctgtgttcgaaatagtctactacatactactggcgtactgatcgagccccaaatcagtatgccgtatgcagtatgtgaccaaaatgaaaatttccagtacgcgaaacatacccggatgacttactacttccgcaaaatattccagtacgcgaacagagctatcttcgtggtgtactgcatcccatcatgcaacgctacgttcacgtgaccccgtagtgtgctttgcttttgtcgcatactggaaactgtactgcatactactacgaggaccagtatgcagtatccagtatatactgagtccagtatgcagtatccagtatgtagtaatctatttcgaacacagccaatgTTTATTAGCTATGGCTAATTACATATATAATGCATGTGATGTAGGACCCTATAAGGTATGAAAGCAAAGttatgaggatgtgtgtgtgtgtgttgtgcactcAGCAGCAGGTGGACAAAGTGCACTCAGACTGTGTAAGTGCCCTAGCTCTGGTGCCAGCCTCCAGGGTCCTACTGAGCGCGTGCAGAGGAGGCCTGCTGAAGGTGTGGCACTCGGAGACACTCAGACCTCTGGGAGAGCTGAGGGGCCATGACGGTGCCATCAACGGCCTCTCTGCCAACAGCACTCATCTCTTCACCGCGTCAGAGtgagccctacacacacacacacacacacacacctacagataCTCCACAAACAAACTCTTCGGCACTCACGTTCACACACATCCTTTGTATGCACTGTTGCATTTGTGTTGTTGCAGAGACCGCACGGTCAGGATCTGGCAGATCAAAGGTTCTCTGGACGACGGACTCTACTGACCCAAGCACGGTGCATGACAGAGAGACCTAGCCACGTAAACTATACAGAAGAATGCCAGCACCCTTTGTCGGCCATTTTGTTTCTTGGGAGTTTGCTGGTTTCCTCACTAAGTGCTTGAATGCTGAATCGTCAACAAGCGTCCTGCTCCACGGCGCCCTCTACAGTGCAGTCTTATGCAGCTGCCACTGGTGTTCACAGTATCAGACAGGTATATGTCATGTGTTGCTTAAGCAGGAACCAAAGCTGGGCTTTGGATTGTGTAAGCGCAGTTAAACTGGCCACCCGTGAGCCTTGAaccagtgtatatgtgtgttaacATGACTTCGTATTTACTGAACTGGACCAACATGCTCTTAACTTGAACGGATGTTGATGTCAGTACTTTTCAGTGGTTGGTGACCAAAGTGAAAAAGCATTTGCGTTGATGCAGCAAAGAATAAAACAAAGAAAGCTTTGCCTCAGTATGTCTTCACAGTGAATTTCATTTCCATTGGTGCAAATCCTTGTGCACCCATGTTTAAAATAATGCCATATCTTCTGTATTTGTGATGTGTGTTACAACGACTGTGTCAGGTTTCTAGAATGTTTCAGATGTGGAGACACTCTCACAAATGGCATACGCACATTGTTTCTCAATGCTCAGAAGGCTTTGAGTTGTACATGCCGTTATCTGCTGTATTTAAGACACCGTTTTTTCCATGTCCGTTTAGTGCTGTGTCCGCATCCAGGTCAATACACTTCATGTCTGAATTAAAAGGATGTTTCTGGGCCTTTTTATGTCTTTGTTTTAATGATTTTGCAATTTCCTCACATTTATTTCTCTTACTTTCCCAGTATGCACTATTCATAAGTAGTAAGTGGATACTGCACTGCAGCACACGACCTATAGGGGGCAATGTAGCAATATGAGAAACGCAATAGCGTATTTGCCTGTTTCTATCAGATATATGCTGAAATTCAGTATCTGCTGCATATCTGCGCGAAGTTCTTAGCAAAAACTTCAACAGTTGGTGCACCTTCACCACAACGATGCCACTTAGTTGTGCTGATATGTGAAAACACTAAACCTCCCAAAAGCCGCAGCTTAACTTAGGTTACTTCTACGCTTTGTGTCCTGTAAGGACACAACTACACACGAGACAGGTTTGTGATTGAGTTTCATTGGATTTTTAATCAATACCATAAAATGACTTTTTCCTGTTCTTAATAGCAGATGTTTAGATGTGATTATGAATTATGGGACCTTTTCAGCTCTACAGGGGACCTATGATGAAGCTTACCTTGTTTCTCTGTGTCTCGGTGTCCCTGACTATTTATCTGtcattctctgtctctcaggtgcaGAGTGGATTGCTTAATCAAGCACAGCTTTTAAATCAATCAGAATGTCTCACCAGGGAGAGAAACGAGCTTTGATTTGTTAGTCAGACTCTCATTAACAGTGAGATTGCTAGAACTTTGCTCACTTTGATCAGAACAGCttacagtgcagtgtgtgtgtgtgtgtgtgtgtgtgtgtgtgtgtgtgtgtatgtgtcctaCATGCCTGTTTTTCTACAAACTGTTTTTATAATTTCGCCAGTGTTTCCCACACCTACCTTACCTCCAGTAGGAAGACCTCACTACAGTCTCGGCCCTCCCAATGTATGTGGCAGAGCGTACATCAAATGCAGGCAGGTGAAAGATGAGCTGGATTAAATTGACAGGAGA
It includes:
- the LOC143514027 gene encoding kinesin-like protein KIF21A isoform X6 gives rise to the protein MSGPDDSSVGVALRIRPQLAKEKIEGCHICTFVTPGEPQVVLGKDKAFTYDYVFDMDSQQDAIYSNCTEKLIEGCFEGYNATIFAYGQTGSGKTYTMGTGFDVSISEDECGIIPRAVSHLFRGIEERRRAATEQGRPVPEFKINAQFLELYNEEVLDLFDSTRDVEARKQRSNIRIHEDATGGIYTVGVTTRTVTSEAEMMQCLKLGALSRTTASTQMNVQSSRSHAIFTIHLCQVRVCSPAESDETDNRLADGSSEMNEFETLTAKFHFVDLAGSERLKRTGATGDRAKEGISINCGLLALGNVISALGDKSKRSTHVPYRDSKLTRLLQDSLGGNSQTVMIACISPSDRDFMETLNTLKYANRARNIKNKVVVNQDRASQQISALRTEIARLQMELMEYKTGKRVVGEDGLESVSDMVHENSMLQAENSNLRLRVKAMQETIDAQRARLTQLLSERASQALARAGEGNEEIGNMIQNYIKEIEELRAKLLESEAMNESLRRSLSRASTRTALYGAPALHAPEKETSDIIEIAKRDLEKLKKKEKKKKKRLQQMAECGHDDSVHESVIKEEGPDNDQDKDTSDRANEDADAEGSEHEDGDDVEGEEEEDEMEADESSDESDSELDEKEDFQADLANITCEIAIKQKLIDELENSQRRLHTLKQQYEQKLLMLQSKIRDTQLERDRVLHGMGSVETCTEEKAKKIKVEYERKLSSMNKELQRLQSAQKEHARLLKNQSQYEKQLKKLQQDVSEMKKTKVGLMKQMKEQQDRSRASETRRNREIASLKKDQRRQEHLLRQLEAQKRQQELILRRRTEEVTALRRQVRPASGKVSRKVSLPEPLHEPATRSGPSRPHAAGPAAHNGTRKVLSRAGAAYSTRMARAKWQTLERRVSDIIMQKMTISNMETDMNRLLRQREELTKRREKVVRKRAKVSADGVDGERTVLSLGEEAESLTANIDYVNDSIAECQANIMQMEEAKEEGDTVDVSAVISSCTLSEARFLLDHFLSMAISKGLQAAQKEAQVKVMEGRLKQTEINSAAQNQLLFHMLKEKAELNPELDALLGNALQELGSSAAETRDDSSSDESDRSPAPEGSSLASDLLKLCGEPRPRSKARRRTTTQMELLYANSADPDAPPDDFSTPLLPVVPRVSEGGGDPAALVGDAELQSPSSTHRPVAGSGIRAPAAAERRSVERSPLTRRRAQEKTPTPVDKPRGSDGKQGVIGPVTWPRGSQAARLQCVYAAEGHSKAVLCVDSTDDLLFTGSKDRTCKVWNLVTGQEIMSLGEHPSGVVSVRYCSSLVFTVSTTYVKVWDIRDSAKCIRTLTSSGQVSQGDGCAALGNRTVAIAPGENQINQIALNPSGTFLYAAAGNSVRMWDLRRFVSTGKLTGHLGSVMCLAVDQVGNGQDVVITGSKDHNMKMFDVVEGAQGSISSTHTFEPAHQDSVESLITLGDSAYSVGRDLCIKRWDLSRKLLQRQVDKVHSDCVSALALVPASRVLLSACRGGLLKVWHSETLRPLGELRGHDGAINGLSANSTHLFTASEDRTVRIWQIKGSLDDGLY
- the LOC143514027 gene encoding kinesin-like protein KIF21A isoform X3, whose product is MSGPDDSSVGVALRIRPQLAKEKIEGCHICTFVTPGEPQVVLGKDKAFTYDYVFDMDSQQDAIYSNCTEKLIEGCFEGYNATIFAYGQTGSGKTYTMGTGFDVSISEDECGIIPRAVSHLFRGIEERRRAATEQGRPVPEFKINAQFLELYNEEVLDLFDSTRDVEARKQRSNIRIHEDATGGIYTVGVTTRTVTSEAEMMQCLKLGALSRTTASTQMNVQSSRSHAIFTIHLCQVRVCSPAESDETDNRLADGSSEMNEFETLTAKFHFVDLAGSERLKRTGATGDRAKEGISINCGLLALGNVISALGDKSKRSTHVPYRDSKLTRLLQDSLGGNSQTVMIACISPSDRDFMETLNTLKYANRARNIKNKVVVNQDRASQQISALRTEIARLQMELMEYKTGKRVVGEDGLESVSDMVHENSMLQAENSNLRLRVKAMQETIDAQRARLTQLLSERASQALARAGEGNEEIGNMIQNYIKEIEELRAKLLESEAMNESLRRSLSRASTRTALYGAPALHAPEKETSDIIEIAKRDLEKLKKKEKKKKKRLQQMAECGHDDSVHESVIKEEGPDNDQDKDTSDRANEDADAEGSEHEDGDDVEGEEEEDEMEADESSDESDSELDEKEDFQADLANITCEIAIKQKLIDELENSQRRLHTLKQQYEQKLLMLQSKIRDTQLERDRVLHGMGSVETCTEEKAKKIKVEYERKLSSMNKELQRLQSAQKEHARLLKNQSQYEKQLKKLQQDVSEMKKTKVGLMKQMKEQQDRSRASETRRNREIASLKKDQRRQEHLLRQLEAQKRQQELILRRRTEEVTALRRQVRPASGKVSRKVSLPEPLHEPATRSGPSRPHAAGPAAHNGTRKVLSRAGAAYSTRMARAKWQTLERRVSDIIMQKMTISNMETDMNRLLRQREELTKRREKVVRKRAKVSADGVDGERTVLSLGEEAESLTANIDYVNDSIAECQANIMQMEEAKEEGDTVDVSAVISSCTLSEARFLLDHFLSMAISKGLQAAQKEAQVKVMEGRLKQTEINSAAQNQLLFHMLKEKAELNPELDALLGNALQETRDDSSSDESDRSPAPEGSSLASDLLKLCGEPRPRSKARRRTTTQMELLYANSADPDAPPDDFSTPLLPVVPRVSEGGGDPAALVGDAELQSPSSTHRPVAGSGIRAPAAAERRSVERSPLTRRRAQEKTPTPVDKPRGSDGKQADDTAVVEMRRGVIGPVTWPRGSQAARLQCVYAAEGHSKAVLCVDSTDDLLFTGSKDRTCKVWNLVTGQEIMSLGEHPSGVVSVRYCSSLVFTVSTTYVKVWDIRDSAKCIRTLTSSGQVSQGDGCAALGNRTVAIAPGENQINQIALNPSGTFLYAAAGNSVRMWDLRRFVSTGKLTGHLGSVMCLAVDQVGNGQDVVITGSKDHNMKMFDVVEGAQGSISSTHTFEPAHQDSVESLITLGDSAYSVGRDLCIKRWDLSRKLLQRQVDKVHSDCVSALALVPASRVLLSACRGGLLKVWHSETLRPLGELRGHDGAINGLSANSTHLFTASEDRTVRIWQIKGSLDDGLY